CTTTTTACGCCTGTCACTTCCCTATAAAAGCTATATCACTGCACACGCTGGTGAAATCCCTATATACGCCGGTGAAGCCATGATTCGCGAAGTGCATGTATATGGCGTGGCAGCGCACTTACATCACACCGATGCGGGCGTGCAGCATCTGGGACTCGGCCGCCAACTGGTCGAACAAGCATGTATTATTGCCGCAAAAGCAGGTTTTACTAAGTTGAATGTTATCAGTGCTATTGGCACGCGCGAATACTATCGACGCCTTAGTTTTTATGACAATGGCCTCTATCAGCAGCGCAATTTACTTGAACCAACAAAATAAGCTGCTCCAAATGCAACGATAGCCACTCACGCCGTGAGCATCAGAGGCCGCTGGGTCGGCACCACAATGAAGACACTAAACTGAAGGCACCACGCTTGGTAATCTCCTTGCGTACACAAAAGCAGATCGCGCGCCTTCACCTGCCGCGTATGGACTCGTCTTTGAACAGATCGATTTTCCTTTTAAACATTGCGCTACAATAGCAAGGCTTGAAAGGGGGACCCATGATTGAATGCCTGAAAACTACTCTGGTAGGCACCGACTTGCTAACACAGCCCATAACTACTCCGGAGCCAGGCTGTTGGATTAACGTTGTCTCCCCCGATTCAAACGATCGCGACTGGTTGCTCAATCAGGTTGACATCGCCCCTGAATTTGTCCGATCTGCTTTCGACGATGAAGAGTCTTCGCATATCGACTACGATGACGATGCAAATCAGACGCTTATTATTGTCGACTGTCCGTTCGTAGAAGATGCTTCTGAAGCGGAAGACCCGGACATCGTGCAATATGATACACATCCGCTCTCGTTTATCTTTCTGCCCGAAAAAGATATGCTCGTTACTGTTAGTCTGCGCGAAAACGCAATTGTGTCGCAATTTGCGAGCGGACATGGAGTGCGAAGGATGAACACCAACCAGCGCACGCGGCTCTTCCTTCAGATATTCTTGCGTATCTCTCAACGCTACGTCATTTACCTGCGCAATATCGACCGTCAGTTCAACCGTATCGAAGCAAGTTTGCGCCGTGACCTACGCAACAGCGAACTCATTAAGATGCTTGGTTTCGAGAAGTCGCTCGTTTATTTTTCCACATCGCTTAAAGCCGATGAAGCAACACTCACTAAGGTCAGTAGCGGACGAGCAGTGCGACTTTACGAAGACGATCGCGATCTACTTGACGATGTTTTTATCGAACTGCGCCAGGCTATCGAGATGAGCGCTATCTACACGAACATTCTTGATGGCACCATGGATACGTTCGCCAGTGTTATTAGCAATAATCTCAACATCACCATGCGCACACTGACCATTATTACGTTGGTGCTCGCCATCCCAACGATGGTGTTTAGTTTCTATGGTATGAATGTAAGCGACCTGCCAGCTGCCGATACATTTGCATTCCCCATTATCTGCGCCCTTATCGGTTGCGGTATAGCAGCTATCTTTTTCTGGCGAAGCCGTCTCTTTAAATAGCTACTCTCAATAGTTTCATCAGATAGCATTAAATAGCGCTTAAGCGCTCTTCGGAAGTCACCACAGGTGCAGATGCTTGCCGTAAGAGGCGCTTCTTCATTGTCCATGTTAGTAAAAACGACAAATTAACAATAACAAACACGCTACCGCAGTTGTGTACCAACGCCCCTGTTACGGGGTCAAGCACTGCCGTAATAGCCAATATAATGGCAACAAAATTGAGAAGCATTGAAAAGGTCAGATTTGCTTTGATAACACGCATCATGTGACGTGAAAGCGCCGTGAGGTGAACAAGGCCATCAATACGATCCTCCATGATTGCAATATCAGCCTGAACAGATAGCTCATTGATATCTTGCGCTATTTGATGCTTCAACAACAGCTATCAAATAAAAGCGGTGTCGATCTTCAATGAAGGGGCAAAGTATAAGGAAGGCTCTAGCTACTGATAGTCATGCAGCGGCATATCCGCCAGAAAACGCTCGACGATAAGGGCACTTCGATGCGCTGCCTTTTCTTCAAAGACCGGATACGCCTCAGCATCGCTTCCATCAGCTTTATCTGATATAGCCCGAATAATGCTAAAGGGAATCCCATTTGCATGGCATGCTTGTGCAATGGCTGCGCCTTCCATTTCACAACAACACGCACCAAATGCATGCGCGATATAGTGCTTATCGTCGTCGGAACAGATAAACCTATCCCCTGTCGCAATGCGCCCTCGTTGTATCGAAATTTCAGGCACTGCCGCGCGGGCAGCGGCTGCTACCGCATCGCTAAGTTCCCCATCAACTGGAAAGATGGCACTTGGCAAACCAGGAACCTGTCCCGGTGCATAGCCGAGTTTTGTCACATCCATATCGTGCTGTACACAATCAAGAGCCACAACCACATCGCCAATATCGAGCGTCGCATCAAGCGAGCCCGCCGCACCAGTGTTGATAATATGGGTTACCTCGAAATGGTCGACCAATACCTGCGTACACAACGCCGCGTTTACCTTGCCGACACCACATCG
This genomic interval from Cryptobacterium curtum DSM 15641 contains the following:
- a CDS encoding magnesium transporter CorA family protein; this translates as MIECLKTTLVGTDLLTQPITTPEPGCWINVVSPDSNDRDWLLNQVDIAPEFVRSAFDDEESSHIDYDDDANQTLIIVDCPFVEDASEAEDPDIVQYDTHPLSFIFLPEKDMLVTVSLRENAIVSQFASGHGVRRMNTNQRTRLFLQIFLRISQRYVIYLRNIDRQFNRIEASLRRDLRNSELIKMLGFEKSLVYFSTSLKADEATLTKVSSGRAVRLYEDDRDLLDDVFIELRQAIEMSAIYTNILDGTMDTFASVISNNLNITMRTLTIITLVLAIPTMVFSFYGMNVSDLPAADTFAFPIICALIGCGIAAIFFWRSRLFK
- a CDS encoding cation-transporting P-type ATPase, with product MEDRIDGLVHLTALSRHMMRVIKANLTFSMLLNFVAIILAITAVLDPVTGALVHNCGSVFVIVNLSFLLTWTMKKRLLRQASAPVVTSEERLSAI
- a CDS encoding 5'-methylthioadenosine/adenosylhomocysteine nucleosidase, encoding MKDCPVIVGIIGAMDVEVTLLQEHMDNRETVFVAGAPYCQGIIAGVPCVVVRCGVGKVNAALCTQVLVDHFEVTHIINTGAAGSLDATLDIGDVVVALDCVQHDMDVTKLGYAPGQVPGLPSAIFPVDGELSDAVAAAARAAVPEISIQRGRIATGDRFICSDDDKHYIAHAFGACCCEMEGAAIAQACHANGIPFSIIRAISDKADGSDAEAYPVFEEKAAHRSALIVERFLADMPLHDYQ